TATGAATCATTTAATAATCTGCACCCTTTCTCTGTAGCGTTGGGCCTGCCTTCCCTCCTCCATATAAACTGCCTTCATCTCTGCCAATTCTCCCACTCCTCTCACTCCTCATTTCATCCCTTCCTTCTTTCCTTCCACCCACATTCTGCTCATTGTGAGTTCACAACTAATTTCACACTCATTGAGCAGAACAGATCTGTGGATTGGATTTCCACTTCCAATTCtaagattatttattttaattagtgatTTTGTGGTAAACAGAAGATTTCAAATGGAGAAATCTGTGGGGCTCTGTTTTTCAATAGCTCCTCTGTTTCTGATTGTTGGTTTTCTAGCGCCGCTGGCATTGGCCGGAGGCCACAACTACGGTGACGCTCTGAGCAAGAGCATCCTCTTCTTCGAGGCGCAGAGATCTGGTTACTTGCCAGGAAACCAGAGAGTGCGGTGGAGGGGAAATTCTGGTCTCAATGACGGCAAAACAAGCGGGGTATGCATTTTTCTCTTCGTTTTTTGGACCTAATTTGAGAATTGGGGGTGAATTTTGCATGGGGATGTGTTTTTGCAGGTGGATCTGGTTGGAGGGTACTACGATGCAGGGGACAACGTGAAATTCGGGCTGCCGATGGCGTTCACCATCACTATGATGTCATGGAGCATCCTTGAATACGGGAAGCAAATGGCTGCTAGCGGTGAGCTAGGGCACGCCATTGATGCTGTGAAGTGGGGAACTGATTATCTCATTAAAGCTCACCCCCAACCCGATGTGCTCTACGGCGAGGTAGCTTCACTCTCTAGAATGTGTCTTCAAATTAAGAGCTATGTCTCAAAAATTGTTTACAATCAGACTGTTTCTTCAAAGTAGACTGTTGCTGAATGTTGTTTTCAATTGATTGAGACAATTTTATTAacgaatttaaaatttattttggtgTTTGTTTTAGGTGGGAGATGGAAACACAGACCACTACTGCTGGCAGAGGCCGGAAGACATGACCACGTCGCGAGCTGCTTACAGAATTGACCCCAGCCGCCCTGGATCGGACCTCGCCGGAGAGACCGCCGCCGCCATGGCTGCTGCCTCGATGGTGTTCCGCCGCTACAACTCCGCCTACTCCGCAGAGCTGCTCAAACACGCTTCACAGGTGAATTAATTCTTCCATTTCTGGAACTCgcatttataattttgataattttaacattaaattgaattatctcaacacacacacacacacacaatcgcATTTTTATGATTTGTTGGTTAGTAGAGCGCACACCGATTGAGCTGCACTGTAAACACCCCTTCTCAGTCAGTCAGAGATGTCATTGATTGCGCATTTTAGCGAGCGGTTGTGGGTGCGCACGATAGTGAAACGGCCGCAGTTATTAGGCAGTTACGTTTAGTTCAGCTTTTTGTCAGCTTGGTTGGTGTCGGTGCACTGTAGCATATATAGCCCACCTTAAATAGCTTTAATAATACGGAATATAAAAAGGTATACTAATATAATTATCATGAATTTTatctgtattttttttactcacGCTCCAATTTgtcattattatattttaaaacagtGTATATTAATTGCTTTGTATTTGTGTTGTGCAGTAAAATATAATTCCAAACCTTCCAACATTTATCTAGGGAGAAGTTTTTACATTTATTAAGTCTCacattcacatttcattataaaattaataatattaaaatcagATGACATTTCACTCATTTTTTCTTCACATTCACATGGCTAATAGTAATTTTTTGAAATCGAGTTAAAGAGGTATCTCTCTTCATTcacataataaattttattttaagaaaatgttTCTCTCTAAATAAAATGGATGAAAATGGAAGGGAACAGTACCAATTAATGGGGCTCGGTAAATATTTCGGCGCATAAAATGGACTCATGTGGTAGGGTATGGTATCCACCGCAAATCACGGGCTTCTCAACACCTATTTTAAATCTCAGCCGTTCATCACCCCAAAGATCGGGCATGTCACGTGACACACCTGTCGGTGGTCGTTGTGCCCACACACAGACAATAACCTCTCTCCATATATTCTGTCGAAAATACCCCTCGCAGATCTGACTAACTGGTGTTTCACCGTTGATTTCAGCTCTTCGATTTCGCGGACAAGTACAGGGGCAAATACGACAGTAGCATCACAATCGCGCAGAAGTACTACCGTTCCGTCAGTGGATACGCAGTACGTGATTCTACCTCTACCTCTACCTCTCtcggttttaaatatttttcgtaaatagtttaatttttgtttaattatttctttttttcttttgtaggaTGAACTGTTGTGGGGAGCTGCATGGATGTACAAGGCCACAAACAATGCGTACTACTTGAATTACCTTGGGAAGAATGGTGATGCCCTTGGCGGAACTGGGTGGGCCATGACTGAATTCGGGTGGGATGTTAAGTACGCTGGTGTACAGACCCTTGTTGCTAAGGTACAACATACTTATGCTACCCTCCCAATTTTAATTGATGTCAAATTGTTGGGGTTTTAGTCTTTAATGTGTGAGTAGTGCACCACTTTAACTTGTTTCTTAATGTAGTAAGTTAGTAAGTAGTAACCATATGGGGTTGAAATTTGAATGATTATTGTGATAGAAAAGTTGCTTCATAAGGGCCAAGACTTCATTTTTATTGCAATACACAACAGTAGCTTATAACTAATGAAAGCTAATATTCCTCTGTGCAGTTCTTGATGGCAGGGAAAGGTGGGGGAAACACTGCTGTGTTTGAAAAATATCAGGAGAAGGCAGAGTTCTtcatgtgttcgtgtttgggTAAGGGCAACCGCAACGCTCAGAAGACTCCGGGAGGCCTCATTTTCAGACAGAGATGGAACAATATGCAGTTTGTGACGAGTGCTTCATTCCTCGTGACTGTCTACTCTGATTACCTTACATCTGCTGGCAAGTCCCTCAGGTGTGCAAGCGGCAACGTCTCTCCTTCTCAGCTACTTTCCTTCGCCAAATCTCAGGTAAAGGCAGCAACATCAACAGCTTCTCGCCGACATTGGTCATAAAGACTCATCTGTTTGTCTATGGCTGAAAAATGTAGGTGGACTACATCCTTGGAGACAACCCACGTGCCACGAGCTACATGGTTGGGTATGGCAACAACTACCCGAGACAAGTGCACCACAGGGCTTCGTCTATTGTGTCATACAAGGTGGATCCTACGTTTGTTACCTGCAGGGGAGGCTATGCAACCTGGTATAACAGGAAGGCTAGTGATCCCAATCTTCTTACTGGCGCCATTGTCGGAGGTCCTGATGCTTATGACAATTTTGCTGATCAGAGAGACAATTATGAGCAAACCGAGCCTGCAACTTACAACAATGCTCCACTCCTCGGCATTCTGGCCAGGCTTCATGCCGGTCACAGCGGCTACAACCAGCTCCTACCTGGTTAGTCAAGTTTGATGACTAAACCGTTCCTTTCAGTTTTTAAATGCAAGAGTTGCTGAATGTTTCTTGCAATTTTTGTATCAGTGGAGCTTCCTACTCTTAAGCCGATTGCTGCTCACCCAACTCCATCCACGAAGCCTGTGGTGAAACCCACTCCAGGTAGCCTTTGCTTCAATATGCTAAAAATACAATTCTTGTTTCTTGAATTGTAAAAATTGACATTTGTGGTTTTATTTGCACAGTTTCATCTGCCAGTTTGGTTGCCATTACTCAGAAGGTTACGGCTTCATGGGTTTCCAGGGGAAAAACCTACTACAGATACTCCACAATTGTTACCAACAAATCTTCCAAGGATTTGAAGAATTTGAAGCTCTACATTTCCAAACTCTATGGTCCTATATGGGGCCTCACAAAGTCTGGTGATTCTTACTCGTTCCCGTCTTGGGTGAACACGCTGGCTGCTGGCAAAAGCATCGAGTTTGTGTATATCCACTCGGCTTCCCAGGCAGTGGTCTCAGTATCAAGCTATACTCTTGCTTAAGAAGCATGCACATCAATCACAGTCCTCTCTGGTTTTTTATCGGGCTGTGATCAAGAATTGTGCAGCTATACACAACAGGAACCTCTCTTCCGTGTTGAAGTTTATTTTGAAGTTTGAGTTTTCTCTCTGTTGATTCGTGAGCTGAGATAGGAGTTGTTGAAGATGAAGCTATAGGGTAAATAAGGTTTAAGAAATGGATGAAGAAAGGAGTGAAGAGACAATTTCAAACAAGTGCTCATCctctttcttctcctcttcaCCAGTCACAGGATAGATTGAGAGAGTGAGATGAgaagttaatttaaaatgtCCAAAACAAGTTAAAATCTTTTTTGCTTATTTGTTCCTTCATAGCAGGTTTGATTTCCCATTGTGCTTGTGTCTTTTGTGTTTGATGTTGTAAACTTTACAACATTTCTTGTATGTCTTCTATATCAATTTAGTTTGCACAAAGGTTATGTATTTGCAATCTGCTAAGGCAATTCATTGTTTCTGGTCAtcctttttttgttgttttctatGTAGATTTCCCTCAACTCTCTATGCTATTCAATTTTTATCCAATAAATCAATATGCAAACATACAGATTAGGAGAAatgaaaaaacattaaataaaggTGCAATTGTGCAGGGGAAGCTATAATTGTGCAGGGGAAGCTATGCAAACTCTAATTATTCATCAAACATTTAGAGGTTTAACATGCAACACACATTCGCCGGCATAACTCAAAATGTATAGAAAAATAAGTACTCCACTATAGAGTAGAgttacataataaaaataaattcaattaaagtgattttagttaatttttttacttataaaagaaaaaattgaaattacaatTAAATTTTATACTGTTACTTCATTTGGCCAAACaataatttgaaattgaattataataatatcaattcaaatttaaattcataaaattgcGTTTACATCACAATTATGATGCCAAATACAATAATTTAAGGTGCTAactgtaattaaaaaaaaactgtaACGAAATATGCACATGGACTATATAAACTGAGAAGTAAATTGCGTTCAAAGCTGAATTATCTGAATGCAGCAATAAATAAATGGCggtagaaaatatttattcGGAAATATACATTAAACAGACGTGCGTGAAGACCACTCAACGAATTTCTCTGCCCTTTATTTTCTCCTCTTGTGTTTTTTTCTCTCGGTATACGAAGTCAATTTTCTTCCTTCTCACCCGCAATAATTCTATACATTCGTCGATTTTCGATCTATTCCTGAAAAATAATCTCAGAATTAAGAAGGCGCAGCTGAAATCTAGGACCTAGAATTGATGGAGAGTTTATTGGTGCGCATGTGCATCGACGCGGCGACTGAGAGCGCCGTCGCCGTCGACAAGTGGCGAACGCAGCGGCGAACGCTTGAGCGCATGCCGTCTCGTCTCGCTGAGGCTCTCCTCCAGCGCCGCATGCTTTATCCCTCGCTGCTCGAGTATGCTTTCTTATTAAACCTAGGGATTTGCTTCATTACCTGTTGTTATTATCCATCTGTTCGAGTATGTTTTCTTGTTTGCAAGATTTGCTTGTGTTTAATTACAGGCTAAATAATTTTGATTCTGCGAAATTTAGATCACATTGCGTAGTAGAAATAGATATGAAATATTTATGCATAGAGTAATTAGATTAGTGTAATGTGCGAGTGAAGATCGCTGATGTATTCTTCTGAACTTTCATTTTTGGACTCCTAATTTCATTGATTGTGGAATGAGTAGTGTTTAGCATTTGATGTGTATTGCTCCTTCATAGGTAGATCCATCCTTGTTGCATTAAATGTTTGATAATGATGTTCTTCTATCTGCGTTCAATGTGTTACGTTAAGTGTGTGATAATGACGAATTTCTTTTCGGGAATAGTGCTTATAGTTCTAGTTTAGGAAATGTTGTAGTGGATACTCCATGTAGGAATGGATCACTTGCTCATAGAAAGGTTATACTGTGATGGTGGTTGTGCTCCTTCAGTtacatttatgttttttttcgtATGTCAGAGTTTTCAAATACAGGGTAGAGGACATCGACCTAAGTGGTGAAAGCATTGTGGATGCCGAGTGGATGGCATTCTTTCCGCTATCTCAATTCTTTGATTTTGGCAGACTGCCATAAAATCAATAATGCAGCTCTTTGGAATATAACAGGTGAGAAATTTGTATAACTTTTATAAAATTCATTCTAATTGTCGTAGTCTGCATTTCTAAACAAGAATACATGTGAAATATATTCCTTCTAATCAATAATGCAGCTCTTTGGAACGTAACAAGAGTTTTTTTGTGAATTGATGGTGAGAGAAATATGGGCTCATATAAGAATATATGGAAAATTCAAAAGAATTCCCTAGGAACTTCTGTTGTAATGAATATTTAGAACCTCTGTTGTAAATGAAACTCTTGGTGTTTATTGTTGGTCACAGTTGGACTATCATAATTTGGGTAATACAGGCATCATATTAGATTTGTGAGGAAGACTAGATTTAGACATTGATAGAAAAGCAGGAGTATGGGCTTTTTTGTGAGAGCAGGAAACAAGAAGTGTCTATTGTAGTTCTATCATTATCTATTGGTTTATATTGTGAAGAAATTCAGACATATAAGCATTTGTATTTTTACCCCTAAGCTGTTAgttgagtttgttttgttttctttttaaataatctAATTCAGTGGTAGTATACTCAGGTAGTTCATATCTCTTACCCCTTATTTCTCAGATCCTTTTACGACTATTCAGTTGGACTCATTAAACTATTCTTCTCCGGTGATATAATTTTCAATCCTTACAGTAAACCTGTCATCCATGATTCAATTCTTACTCTGATCTGGtgcatataaattatatataaggCCAATgtttgcttttattttttaagtagTACTAGTTGATTTCAATTTACAATTTTTCTCTAAGAGCTTTAAGTTTCAATATTTCGTTGAAATCTTGCTAAAAGAATCTAGTCGCACTTCTTTCAGGCATGCCAAATTTAAAGGAGATGGATCTTTCAAGATGCTCTAAGATAACAGATGCTGGAATACAACATCTATTATCACTTCCAGCCCTTTTGAAATTACGGATCTCTGAAACAGGTGTTACTGCAGATGGTGTCGCAGTTCTCGCTTCACTGAGGCACTTATTACTGTTGGACCTGGGTGGTTTACCTGTCACTGATTCAGCTTTGAATTCTCTTCAGGTGcactccctctctctccctccctctccctctccctctctctctctctcacacacacacacacacacacatgtagTTTACTTGAGGGCAATAACTACTGCAGCTGCACTAAACTGGTTTTGGTACTTTCATCCCCCTTTATCCTCATTTGGTTTATAATAATAGTCGTAGCTGCAGTGAGATTTTATTTCCTCTTTCGTAAAGATGTTCTACAAACACAACTAAATGCAAAAGCATGTGATAGAAACATCATGGTGCTCATATTTATAAGGGCCCTCTCACATTTGTAAAACCGGTATTGAGCCTTCCTAAttataaatgatttttttcTGGAGTAGGATTAGCCGTTTAAGAAAGACATTGTGTGATGTTGCTCGACATCCGTCCTGTCTTTGCTAATAAATCTTATTTGAGCTTCTCGAATCATGTTACTACGCACCTTATTAGGATTGTGGTTTTCACTTATAGTGGGTGCTTCTGACATTTCATCTTTCATTTTACCTTTTCTGAAGCAAATTACCTGTCACTTATTTGTCAAAGCTGACATAATGTAAAATCCACAGACTCTCACGAAGTTGCAAGATTTAGACCTTTGGGGGAGTGAAGTATATAATGAAAGTGTGACAACACTCAAGATGTTCCGAAATTTGAGTTTCTTAAACCTTGCTTGGACGAAAGTCACAATGTTgccaaatttgccctctcttacATGCCTAAACATGAGTAGGCGTTATAAGTTCTCTATTTGAAGGAGAGGGCCAGAAACCTCGTCTGGAGAAAGTAAATTTTTCTGGAGCTACAATTCGTAACATTTCAGAAGCCTTCGAATATGTTGAAACCAGTAGACTTTCTTTCTTGGACATATCCAACTCCGCGCCTCAGTCTTATAGCTTTTTGTCTTCCATGAATGCAATGACTGATTTGAACCTGAGCGATAGTGGACTGGTTGACGGTTCAGTCGAACACATTACTCAAAGTTATCAACCTCAGCAGAACACATGGGAAAGGTGTGGTATTGGTTCCATCTGCCTCCTTTTCAGTTTCTATCTTTCTTTTGGTGAACTAATCGAAACTAACTCTTCTGATGTTTTTCGACTATCTAGGATTAATGAAATTGGGTGGTGCACACGATGAGGTCCCGTCATTTTCTGCACTAGAACGCCTCAGTCATCTCGAAACCCTGGATTTGGAACTATTACATATTAAGGATCCCGCACTGCGCCCCCTGGCAAACATGAGCAGATTGAGTCATTTATCTCTGTGAAGCGTCTCCCTCACAAACGAATCATTATATCACATCTCGGCAGCTAAAAAGTTGGTACATCTTGGTCTTCGAGATGCAGTGGTGACGGATACTGGACTTGCTGCATTCGCTCCTCCCCCTGCCCTGGAAATTCTCGATCTCAGGGGCTGCTGGCTATTATCAAAGGAGTTTGTTTCACGCTTCTGCCAAATGCATCCTCAACTTGAAGTAAGGCACAATTCATTTGAGACGCTTGACAAAAGAAAGGAGTACTCATCTCTGTCACGAGCAACTACAAGGACCCCGAAAGGCAAGAACAAGCAGGGGAGTTCGTCCGCGCTACCCCAATATTTTGTAGGTGAGTTTTCTTAAAATATACCCTCTTCGTTCCGCGTTACTAACACATTTAATCTCacttaatttattctctcttctattttactctcttttcaattttctctctcttattttattatctctccacttaacacactaagCATATTTCTTAATCTCTATGTCGAAAAGAAACGTCCAATAGTATTGAATGGGGATAGTATATCCTCTACTGAATTTTCGTTGGTGATGATGATCATGTTCCTATATTCACTGCTTAATTTGACAATGTGTGCAGATCAAAGATTAAAATATAGCAGAGAAGAATTACTAAGCCTCCAAATTTTGTCATCAGTATTACCAACTTCCAGTGTTCAGAGCAATCCATTGCCTTAGTCTCTATGGTCAAGGCTAAAACGCAGCTTCTATGCCAAATATAGTCTCTATGGTCAAGGCTAAAACGCAGCTTCTACGCCAAATAAAATATCCAGGTGTGCCTGCTCAACAACGTACCAAATTGTCTGTCATTTCGAATTATTTTTTCGACATAGAATTTTGAAATAGCTACTCTACTTAGTTCGCTACTCTCTGATTCTTTATTGCATCGGCAACATATACCTCAGCACATCATCATTCCTCTTAAAATTCTATGTCAGACCATAACTCTAGCGTGTGGTCTGGCTGCACCAGACCTCTACCCGGATGTGGTCTGCGACCTCCACTAAGGTGTGAGTCCCAGCCCGTACCTCACCCTGCATACGTGGGGCTCCCTTCTTTTGTAGTCCGGCCCCATTTTGTTTAACCATTTCCAATTTTCATAGGCTCattcttggtatgatggaatggaatgtGATTCCTATTTTCATTCTATTCCATTTACTTGTTATGATAGAACGAggagaatgaaatgaaaatgccAAAAAATTGTCATTTTGTTCTTATTTTCATTCCATTTCATCATCAAGAAGAAAGTACTTTTTTATTCCATTTCATCATCAAGAAGAAAGTACTTTCTTGATATGATATGATGGAATGAAATGTGATTCCTACATACATCCTATTCATTTGCTTGATAAGATGAATAGATTAGGAGGAGAATGAATTGAAAATGCAAAAATATTCGTTTCATTCCCACCCCTCAATTCATTTTAATACCAAGAAGGGCCTTAATTTCTGTGCCTAAAAAACATTTCAATATAATAAGATGAATGAAGTGTTATTCattctttatttaaaataaaatatgagactTATTCATTGACAAAGGTAGTAGTATTTCATTACCAAGAGCAACACCACAAATTTTTTCACACTAAAAAAACAAGTAATGACTGGCATTCAAATTCAAGATATAAGTCAGgtggaagaaaaagaaaggatCTGGATATTACATTCAGCAGAGAGAGTAGAaggataaataaaatacaagtaATATTTTATACACAGTCCAAATAAGTTAATTTCAGTCATCGCTCTGGGATTTTCATAATATTACCGACTTTCCTTCATCGTATGATGGCTGCTTATTTCAAGTTCTTGTACATGTTGTCAACAGCATTCTGCAACAACACAAGTACCATAATCACTATCATAATAAGCGCAAATTGATAGTAAGCACAACATTTTACAGATATAAGTAATATGGCCAGCTTACTTTTTGATTGACCTAGATgaataaaaatagtactactataggATATTGTTCTTGTTTATTGGAGCTTTAGGATATctcaaaataataatgataaattaGGGTTAATtgtatgtaaaattaaaagtttggTAAAATTCaacttttataatttaattgacAAATCTCAAAATTTCAAAACTTCTCAATCGTCCGACAACTTTTTCCTGGCAAATGCGATGCTAAGTTGGCACTAGAAGGTAAATTTTCAGTCATGTGGATGAAAAGTGATGCAAGTGTGTATTAATGTAACAACATGAACAATGACCAACTAGACAATGTCATATTGAGcctaaaaatctaaaataaaatatttttggtcAAATGGGAcaattgaattttttaaaatttgtgatttatttatGTAAATTTCAGAAATTATTTATTCTTTGTGATTTTAAATTCATAATCTTGTTAGAGAGGTGAGAAACGACCCACCTGGTAGTACTTGAGCATCTGGGGCCTTTTAATCTTGAACGTTGGCGTGATAAGGCCTCGTTCCAAGTCGAACGGAACGGGATCAAGGTGGACAGCTTTGATGAATTCAAAACCCTTCAACTGCAACATATGGTAGGCTTAGACTTCACATTAAAAGCTTTTCAAATAAGGTATAATTGTCATTTAATCACTAACTTTTCATCGACTCCTATAACATTTGAAACTGTAATATAAAATccaaactttttaaatttttcacAATTGTCACACGATGGCAAAGTCAAATATGATGTGGCGACAAAACAACGAATAATTGGTTTTGCCATATTAGTTTAGGTTTGACCATTTTGCGACAATtgcgaaaaatgaaaaattatgcTAAAATTCAAAAGTTTGGATTGACTAGAATCCAACGAAAATTTATTGTTCAAATATAACTGAAACACATCGAAGTCCATAGGAAGTTAAAGAAGAGAAGaaacctttttttcttttccgaTCCTTGCAAGCTCTCCAACAAAGTATTGTTTTACTTTGGGATTTTCACATAGAGTCTCGAAGTCCCCTGATTCACCATTCTGTGCAGCCCATTGCTCCACTGCTTGTTTGCTTGGGTTTATTATAGCAACAAGGCAAGACTCGAAGCTGTTCCCATACACCCATATCTGCAACAGTAAAAACACTATGAAACTCAGACAACCTGAAGTAGCACGTTTAACAGTATTGGAAGTTCTTCATGGGAACGTTCGATGTTCCATTGAGTTTATGACACTGATATGGAGTGATTTGATAGACGTATCAACATACGAAGCATATTGCACAACTGGCAAGAAGTTACTAAAAAACAACAGCATGCAGAACGAGAAAACAGAGATAGGAAATAGTAAAGAAAGATAAATACTGCTAATTCCACATAAAAATAGTTGAACtcaaactttattttttaatagtgCAAATGTAGAAGTTAACGCAATAACAGTCGCACGTACCGAGTCAATGGCAGAAACTAGACCATAGATGTTTTCCAAGTTCTCTACTGCAACATATTCTCCTTGTGAGAGTTTGAAAATGTTCTTCTTACGATCAATAATTTTCAAGCTGCCATCTGCCTGCCATTCACCAACATCACCTACAAAAAACAAGATTTCTGGATATAAGAAAACAAAACTAAGAATTGAGACCAATCCCATATGATCATTGCATTAGCAACCTGTGTGAAACCAGCCGTCAACAAAGACTTCTTTGGTTAGGTCTTCACGTTTGTAGTAGCCAGAAAACAGGGTATCCCCCCTTACACACACTTCTCCACGTGGTTTGCTCGAAAGTGCATCATATCCCATTTCAGGAACAGATTCCAGACAAACATCCACATTAGGCACTGGAGGTCCCACTGTGCCCAGCATATTCAACTCATCCGGTATTGAAACAAATGTACCAGCACAAGTTTCTGTCAAGCCTACACGCATGCAAAACGAAAAAACAAACACGTCAAGACACCAACCGTTACAACAATCAATCACCAATTGAAGTCCAGAAAAACTGTATGCAACCAACATCCCATGGTAAGTTTGCAAAGACATGTCATAGTCGACTCTTTAATAGAATATTTAAGCAGTCTTTGACTCTTTGAAGGGTCAGCTGTACAAATTAA
This portion of the Salvia splendens isolate huo1 chromosome 10, SspV2, whole genome shotgun sequence genome encodes:
- the LOC121752202 gene encoding endoglucanase 6-like is translated as MEKSVGLCFSIAPLFLIVGFLAPLALAGGHNYGDALSKSILFFEAQRSGYLPGNQRVRWRGNSGLNDGKTSGVDLVGGYYDAGDNVKFGLPMAFTITMMSWSILEYGKQMAASGELGHAIDAVKWGTDYLIKAHPQPDVLYGEVGDGNTDHYCWQRPEDMTTSRAAYRIDPSRPGSDLAGETAAAMAAASMVFRRYNSAYSAELLKHASQLFDFADKYRGKYDSSITIAQKYYRSVSGYADELLWGAAWMYKATNNAYYLNYLGKNGDALGGTGWAMTEFGWDVKYAGVQTLVAKFLMAGKGGGNTAVFEKYQEKAEFFMCSCLGKGNRNAQKTPGGLIFRQRWNNMQFVTSASFLVTVYSDYLTSAGKSLRCASGNVSPSQLLSFAKSQVDYILGDNPRATSYMVGYGNNYPRQVHHRASSIVSYKVDPTFVTCRGGYATWYNRKASDPNLLTGAIVGGPDAYDNFADQRDNYEQTEPATYNNAPLLGILARLHAGHSGYNQLLPVELPTLKPIAAHPTPSTKPVVKPTPVSSASLVAITQKVTASWVSRGKTYYRYSTIVTNKSSKDLKNLKLYISKLYGPIWGLTKSGDSYSFPSWVNTLAAGKSIEFVYIHSASQAVVSVSSYTLA